Proteins encoded in a region of the Halioglobus maricola genome:
- a CDS encoding nitrate reductase — MKECNTTCPYCGVGCGVRAEVEGAKVIKVVGDGDHPANAGRLCVKGTALAETLGDEGRLLHPQLAGERVSWNHAIDTIATKIRQTIETHGPESIAMYLSGQLLSEDYYVANKLMKGFLGSANVDTNSRLCMSSAVAAHKRAFGEDIVPCTYADLDTCDLLVMVGSNAAWTHPVVYQRIVAAKKDNPDKRIVVIDPRRTATCDIADLHLQIKPGSDAYVFSGLLNHLQNNSAIDEEYVARHTRGLPDTLAAIGDLDMDTVAESCGLDPIELNRFYSWYANTDRTVTMFSQGVKQSATGTDKCNAIINCHLATGRIGKSGAGPFSITGQPNAMGGREVGGLANQLAAHMDFSPAEIDRVQRFWEAPDMIDAPGLKAVDLFQAAADGKIKFLWIMATNPAVSLPDSDMVKRALERCEFVVVSDCTEQTDTATHADLLLPAAPWGEKDGTVTNSERVISRQRKLVAPTGEARPDWQIITDVAQRLGLKQYFDYPNPAAVFREHAALSGFENEGSRAFDIGALAQLSDEEYANMEPIRWPVRTNDDDSEPLADGRFYTADGRAKIVPLVPELPQAQNDITVNTGRLRDQWHSMTRTGRVPRLSQHRDFFSISVNPEDAAKAGLVEGDLAQLENSLGMVRGLVMLDPGIARGQSFIPIHWSEQFSTLGKVSQLIPAVTDPVSGQPQSKFSCANIAAVPVACWGMVFSKDPLQAEGIDYWSRIAVKGGYLTIIADGRSPARVAEFLKQALADKKQSVSAYSDAEHGDLREVSSNNGRISHALFLHPDRNALPLRAWLSTLADQTPGWELLAGFSSERPDTGKMICSCWEVGETEIVTAIAAGASSVEALGDALKCGTQCGSCIPELKAILYSEDEQIRNAG, encoded by the coding sequence ATGAAAGAATGCAATACAACCTGTCCTTACTGTGGTGTCGGCTGCGGCGTTCGTGCCGAGGTCGAGGGGGCAAAAGTCATCAAAGTCGTGGGGGATGGGGACCACCCCGCTAACGCCGGCCGCTTGTGCGTGAAGGGGACAGCACTGGCTGAGACCCTTGGAGACGAGGGACGGCTTCTACATCCGCAACTGGCGGGAGAGCGGGTCAGCTGGAACCACGCCATCGATACCATCGCCACCAAAATACGCCAGACTATCGAGACGCACGGCCCCGAGTCCATCGCCATGTATCTCTCAGGCCAACTGCTCAGCGAAGACTACTACGTCGCCAACAAGCTGATGAAAGGCTTTCTTGGCAGCGCCAATGTAGACACCAATTCACGCCTGTGTATGTCTTCTGCGGTGGCGGCCCACAAGCGGGCCTTCGGTGAAGACATCGTGCCATGCACTTATGCAGATCTTGATACCTGCGATCTGCTGGTAATGGTCGGCTCCAATGCCGCATGGACCCACCCGGTGGTTTATCAACGGATAGTGGCAGCTAAGAAAGACAATCCTGACAAACGTATTGTCGTTATCGATCCCCGGCGCACAGCCACCTGTGACATCGCGGACCTGCACCTGCAAATAAAGCCGGGCTCCGACGCTTACGTGTTCAGCGGCCTGCTAAACCATCTGCAAAACAACAGCGCCATCGACGAAGAGTACGTGGCGCGCCATACCCGCGGTCTGCCTGACACATTAGCCGCTATTGGCGATCTGGACATGGATACGGTCGCCGAAAGCTGTGGACTGGATCCCATTGAGCTCAATCGTTTCTACAGCTGGTACGCCAACACTGATCGCACCGTCACCATGTTCTCCCAGGGCGTCAAGCAATCCGCGACTGGCACGGACAAGTGCAATGCCATTATCAACTGCCATCTCGCTACAGGCCGCATAGGCAAGTCCGGAGCCGGGCCCTTCTCCATCACAGGCCAACCGAATGCGATGGGCGGTCGCGAAGTCGGTGGCCTCGCCAATCAACTGGCAGCACACATGGATTTCAGCCCCGCAGAGATCGATCGGGTGCAGCGTTTCTGGGAAGCGCCAGACATGATCGACGCGCCCGGTCTGAAGGCCGTAGATCTGTTCCAGGCCGCAGCGGATGGCAAGATCAAGTTTCTGTGGATCATGGCAACAAACCCCGCCGTGAGCCTGCCAGACTCGGACATGGTAAAACGCGCACTTGAGCGGTGTGAGTTTGTCGTGGTATCCGACTGCACTGAGCAAACCGATACCGCCACTCACGCCGATCTCCTGCTACCCGCTGCCCCCTGGGGCGAGAAAGACGGGACTGTGACCAATTCCGAACGTGTTATCTCTCGCCAACGGAAGCTCGTGGCGCCGACCGGCGAAGCCCGACCTGACTGGCAAATCATTACTGATGTGGCCCAACGCCTCGGCTTAAAACAATACTTTGACTACCCGAATCCAGCCGCTGTATTTCGCGAACATGCCGCACTTTCCGGTTTTGAAAATGAGGGTAGCAGGGCTTTCGATATTGGAGCCCTGGCCCAGCTCAGCGATGAAGAATATGCAAACATGGAGCCGATTCGCTGGCCAGTGCGGACCAACGACGATGATTCTGAGCCACTCGCGGACGGCCGGTTCTACACAGCTGACGGCCGCGCAAAAATTGTTCCACTGGTACCCGAGCTGCCTCAAGCCCAGAACGACATCACCGTGAATACAGGTCGCCTGCGCGATCAATGGCACTCCATGACGCGCACTGGCCGGGTACCTCGCCTGTCGCAGCATCGGGACTTTTTCAGCATCAGTGTTAATCCGGAAGACGCCGCCAAAGCCGGGCTCGTCGAGGGCGATCTGGCGCAACTGGAGAACTCACTGGGTATGGTGCGCGGGTTGGTCATGTTGGACCCCGGTATAGCCCGTGGCCAGAGCTTTATCCCTATTCACTGGAGCGAACAATTTTCTACTCTGGGCAAGGTCAGTCAACTGATACCGGCAGTGACCGACCCGGTATCGGGCCAACCCCAATCCAAGTTTTCATGCGCAAACATCGCTGCCGTCCCGGTTGCATGTTGGGGGATGGTGTTCAGCAAGGACCCACTGCAGGCAGAGGGTATCGACTACTGGTCTCGGATCGCGGTCAAAGGAGGGTATCTGACTATCATCGCTGATGGTCGCAGCCCAGCCCGGGTGGCCGAGTTTCTAAAACAGGCACTGGCCGACAAGAAGCAATCGGTATCTGCTTACAGCGACGCAGAGCACGGAGACTTGCGAGAAGTCAGTTCAAACAATGGCCGTATCAGCCACGCCCTGTTCCTGCACCCGGACCGCAACGCCCTACCCCTGCGAGCCTGGCTGTCGACCCTCGCAGACCAGACGCCAGGCTGGGAACTGCTCGCCGGCTTCAGCAGCGAACGTCCGGACACAGGAAAAATGATCTGTAGCTGTTGGGAAGTGGGCGAAACGGAAATTGTGACCGCCATCGCAGCGGGAGCAAGCAGCGTCGAGGCTTTGGGCGACGCTCTCAAATGTGGCACCCAGTGTGGCTCCTGTATTCCTGAACTCAAAGCGATTCTCTACTCGGAAGACGAACAAATTCGAAACGCCGGTTAG
- a CDS encoding purine nucleoside permease, which produces MSNLLPKALLLLAAGLFAGCTVSVDVDTHEPVPVKVVVVTMFESGEDSGDKAGEFQRWNERLPLDKVYPAPHMHHDIHFNEASGVLGIVTGMGTANSAASVMALGMDERFDLSKAYWLVAGISGFDPADASLGSVAWAQFLVDGDLAHEIDSREKPDDWEHGYFPLFSQGPDDSERLSYSLGEVFELNGDLVEWAFQFTKDMELPDHPTLEATRKLYVNHPVGQRTPFVLKGDQLAAMTFWHGEILNDWANDWVDYWTEGEGNFVSSAMEDTGTYQSLTYLHNAGKVDKNRLMVLRTASNYTMQPPGKTAAQNLLEEQHDSYAGLDAALENAYLVGNAVVQELVSNWDQYRDNIPSP; this is translated from the coding sequence ATGTCTAACTTACTCCCCAAAGCCCTGCTGCTACTTGCAGCCGGGCTTTTTGCTGGCTGTACCGTCAGCGTCGATGTCGACACTCATGAGCCCGTACCGGTCAAGGTGGTTGTCGTTACCATGTTTGAAAGCGGTGAAGACAGCGGCGACAAAGCCGGTGAGTTTCAGCGCTGGAACGAGCGCCTGCCGTTGGACAAGGTCTATCCGGCCCCTCATATGCACCACGACATTCACTTCAACGAAGCGTCTGGTGTATTGGGTATTGTCACCGGTATGGGTACTGCCAACTCGGCCGCGAGTGTTATGGCTCTGGGCATGGACGAGCGCTTTGACCTTAGCAAGGCCTACTGGCTGGTAGCAGGCATATCGGGTTTTGATCCGGCGGATGCCTCACTGGGTTCCGTCGCTTGGGCGCAGTTTCTGGTAGATGGTGACCTGGCGCACGAAATTGATTCTCGCGAAAAACCGGACGATTGGGAGCACGGCTACTTTCCCCTGTTTAGCCAGGGCCCTGATGATTCGGAGCGACTCAGTTACAGTCTGGGTGAAGTGTTTGAGTTAAATGGCGATCTGGTGGAGTGGGCCTTCCAGTTCACCAAGGATATGGAATTGCCCGATCACCCGACCCTGGAAGCCACGCGCAAGCTGTATGTGAACCATCCAGTGGGTCAGCGCACACCCTTCGTTCTGAAAGGTGATCAGCTGGCGGCCATGACCTTCTGGCACGGTGAGATACTCAACGACTGGGCGAATGACTGGGTAGACTACTGGACCGAAGGCGAGGGCAACTTTGTCAGTTCCGCGATGGAGGACACAGGCACCTATCAGTCCCTGACCTATCTGCACAACGCAGGCAAGGTAGACAAGAACCGGCTCATGGTTCTGCGCACCGCGTCTAACTACACAATGCAACCGCCCGGCAAAACAGCTGCGCAAAACCTGCTCGAAGAGCAGCACGATAGTTATGCAGGCCTGGACGCTGCTTTGGAAAATGCTTACCTGGTGGGTAACGCTGTGGTGCAGGAACTGGTGAGTAACTGGGACCAGTACCGGGATAACATACCCAGCCCCTGA
- a CDS encoding NAD(P)/FAD-dependent oxidoreductase translates to MKQRLLIVGAGMATAYLLQQLDQQIHDYCITVVGDEEDVCYNRVLLSNLLAGENSEDDLHMLQAMERVQFIPGSRITDLGTTARIAFSENGESFPYDKLVLATGSSVARPDTDGTELKGSMVFRSLADARELHTLETCGKRAVVIGAGLLGLEAAHGLVKLGFETCVVHRNPVIMNRQLDSEGGSHLQQELEAKGIAFRLSSSLKEIRANDGRVSAIELDDGSVEVCDLLLFASGIVPNVQLARRGGIDADRGILVDAYLRTSKPGVFALGECCEFGQQGFGLVAPIRRQAEVLARYLCDTPTSGFAIEDYPTQLKISGVDIYRAGELDSDAEQIVLRDSASGLYRRLVVRDNRLVGAVLVGDKRGGTWYSELIREGCDISALRNSLIYGKEVAEAQLGAAA, encoded by the coding sequence ATGAAGCAGCGCCTCCTCATCGTCGGTGCCGGTATGGCCACGGCCTACCTGTTGCAGCAGTTAGATCAACAGATTCATGACTACTGCATTACCGTTGTCGGCGATGAGGAGGATGTTTGCTACAACCGGGTTCTGCTTTCCAATTTGCTGGCAGGTGAAAACAGCGAAGACGACTTGCACATGCTGCAAGCGATGGAGCGAGTCCAATTCATACCTGGAAGCCGCATCACCGACCTTGGCACCACCGCCAGAATCGCCTTCAGCGAAAACGGCGAATCCTTCCCCTACGACAAATTAGTACTAGCAACCGGCTCAAGCGTCGCCCGACCAGACACTGACGGTACCGAGCTAAAAGGATCAATGGTATTTCGCAGCCTGGCAGATGCCAGAGAACTCCATACGCTCGAGACCTGCGGCAAACGCGCAGTGGTGATAGGCGCTGGACTACTTGGGCTTGAAGCAGCCCACGGGCTGGTAAAACTGGGCTTCGAAACCTGCGTGGTTCACCGCAACCCAGTCATCATGAATCGTCAACTGGACAGCGAGGGCGGATCACACTTACAACAGGAGCTGGAGGCCAAGGGAATAGCGTTTCGTCTCAGCTCCTCCCTCAAAGAGATCCGCGCAAACGACGGAAGAGTCTCCGCCATAGAGTTGGACGACGGCTCGGTCGAAGTGTGTGACCTGCTACTGTTCGCCTCAGGTATCGTCCCTAATGTCCAGTTGGCCCGACGTGGGGGAATCGATGCCGACCGAGGTATCTTGGTAGACGCCTATCTGCGCACTTCCAAACCAGGTGTATTCGCCCTGGGCGAGTGCTGCGAATTTGGCCAGCAGGGCTTCGGTCTGGTGGCGCCGATCCGTCGCCAGGCTGAAGTACTGGCCCGTTACCTGTGCGATACGCCAACATCAGGCTTCGCTATCGAAGACTATCCAACCCAATTGAAAATTTCCGGCGTGGACATCTACCGCGCGGGTGAACTCGACAGTGATGCAGAACAAATCGTGCTGCGCGATAGCGCCAGTGGGCTCTATCGACGCCTTGTCGTCAGGGACAATCGCCTTGTGGGCGCCGTCCTGGTTGGCGACAAACGCGGCGGCACCTGGTACTCAGAACTAATACGAGAGGGCTGCGATATCAGTGCTCTACGCAACTCTCTTATCTATGGTAAGGAAGTGGCCGAAGCCCAACTGGGCGCTGCCGCCTGA
- a CDS encoding ABC transporter ATP-binding protein yields the protein MAMKYLDITGVGIEFDTNGTKFRALQNVNLKMDQGEFVSLIGHSGCGKSTVLNIVAGLYNATEGGVVLEGKEVLEPGPDRAVVFQNHSLMPWLSVYENVELAVNQVFRKSKTKAERKEWIEHNLKLVNMDHALHKLPGEISGGMKQRVGIARCLAMQPKVLLMDEPFGALDALTRAQLQDSLMEIQAELGNTVIMITHDVDEAVLLSDRIVMMSNGPAATIGEILDVNLARPRDRLELAEDPEFVHLRQQVLEFLYAKHSHPEKKPSTEVAEAVVLETAIEGAVATEAGATKIEAA from the coding sequence ATGGCAATGAAGTATCTCGACATTACCGGCGTTGGCATCGAATTCGATACCAACGGCACCAAGTTTCGCGCACTGCAGAACGTCAATCTGAAAATGGACCAAGGGGAATTTGTTTCCCTGATAGGACACTCTGGCTGCGGCAAGTCCACTGTACTGAACATTGTCGCGGGCCTGTACAACGCGACAGAGGGCGGTGTCGTCCTCGAGGGCAAGGAAGTTCTTGAGCCCGGCCCCGATCGCGCTGTTGTGTTCCAGAACCACTCACTCATGCCCTGGTTATCCGTCTACGAGAATGTTGAACTTGCGGTAAATCAGGTATTTCGCAAATCCAAAACCAAGGCTGAGCGCAAAGAGTGGATTGAACACAACCTGAAACTGGTCAACATGGACCACGCCCTGCACAAATTGCCCGGTGAAATCTCAGGTGGCATGAAGCAGCGCGTGGGCATTGCACGCTGCCTTGCCATGCAGCCCAAGGTGCTACTCATGGATGAACCCTTCGGCGCACTGGACGCCCTGACGCGAGCCCAATTGCAGGATTCGCTGATGGAAATTCAAGCCGAACTCGGCAACACCGTGATTATGATTACCCACGATGTAGATGAGGCTGTACTGCTGTCAGATCGCATTGTCATGATGAGTAACGGCCCAGCGGCCACCATTGGAGAAATACTCGATGTGAATCTGGCGCGGCCGCGCGACCGCCTGGAACTCGCAGAGGATCCGGAGTTTGTTCACCTGCGACAGCAGGTATTGGAATTCCTCTATGCCAAGCACAGCCATCCCGAAAAGAAACCATCAACGGAAGTTGCCGAAGCAGTCGTGCTCGAAACCGCTATCGAGGGAGCAGTAGCTACCGAGGCTGGCGCAACCAAAATCGAGGCGGCCTGA